ccgggcgctgcccagcgGGAGACAGTGACACTGCGCAGGGTTCACTCATCCAGCACTGacatgcagcctcctctggggcggggcccgggcgctgcccagcaggagacAGCGACACCGCGCAGGGTTCACTCATCCAGCACTgacatgcagccccctctggggcggggcccgggcgctgcccagcaggagacAGCGACACCGCGCAGGGCTCACACAGCCAGCACTgacatgcagccccctctggggcggggcccggcgctgcccagcaggagacAGCGACACCGCGCAGGGCTCACACAGCCAGCACTGacatgcagcctcctctggggcgGGGCCCGGGCGCTGCCCAGCGGGAGACAGCGACACCGCGCAGGGCTCACACAGCCAGCACTgacatgcagccccctctggggcggtgcccggcgctgcccagcaggagacAGCGACACTGCGCAGGGTTCACTCATCCAGCACTGacatgcagcctcctctggggcggggcctgggcgcTGGCCAGCAGGAGACAGCGACACTGCGCAGGGTTCACACAGCCAGCACTGacatgcagcctcctctggggcagggcccggGCGCTGGCCAGCAGGAGACAGCGACACTGCACAGAGCTCACACAGCCAGCACTGacatgcagcctcctctggggtggggcccggGCGCTGCCCAGCGGGAGACAGCGACACTGCGCAGGGTTCACTCATCCAGCACTgacatgcagccccctctggggcggggccCGGCGCTGGCCAGCAGGAGACAGCGACCCCCCCAAAGGCTGACACCGCCTGGAGGAACAGAAGAGTCCCCGGTCTGGGCGCTGGCCAGGGCACCCTGACGAAAGGCGTCAGGGGATCGGCACCGCCAGGAGCTCGGATAGGGtggccagatagcaagtgtgaaaaactgggacaggaggtggggggggtaataggagcctatataagaaaaagccccaaatatcaggactgtccctataaaatcgggacatctggtcaccctaagctcggATCCCACCAGACGAGCTGCTCGCAGGGCaaggggccgggggccggcagtggagggggcagagcgcctcctgctggagcCTGTTCCTGGCGGGGCTCCCGCCCGTGGGCTGAGCAGGCCTGAGTCTGCTGAATGGGAGCCCACGTCCCCGGGGGCCGTCACCCAGGAACCCGCCTCACCTCTGCCCTCTGGCTGCTGGGCAGCTGGGCGTTCAGCACGGGCATCAGCGGGGGCAGGGCGGCGGCCTGGACCTGGCGCTTGCTCCGGGCGTGCTCGATGCTGTACGTCAGCACCAGGACGATGGGGCGGAGCTTGTCCCGGATGCTGTCCTGTAATgagggagcagggggctgagcccgcggcaggccgggggggcgggggcagggaggcgggggggacggggctggggcagcaggacccACCTGCAGCTGGAAGGTGGCCTTGACGCAGGCAGGGACGCGCTGGTGGGGCAGCTCCACCACGTCCGAGAACTGGTGTTCGGGGTCCGTGGGCTTCCGGTCCAGGAAGGCGACTCTAGGGGCCTGGCCCAGCTTCCGCCGGTCCACGTCAGCGTCCAAGGTGTACGCGAGCgctgggggcggagggagggagggcgggcatGGGCTCTGCTGCGCCTTCCATTCCTGGGGAGATTGCTCACCCCTcagcaaaatgcagccacctctggggtgggcacGGCAGCTGTGTATACGGGGATCTGtcacccagtgctgagatgcagccacctctggggtagggctCCCCAGGTAGCTTAGAGCACCCTCAGGGTTGCTCTGGGTTGTGTCCTGCTTCCCTTAGCATCCTCTGGGCTCTGGGAGACAGAACAGCTGTGGGGCAGCGTGCTCTGGGCATCTCCCTGTGCCGGGTCTGGGAGCAGGGCCGATGCAGGGTGGGTATTCTCAGGTGGtatcctcccgcccccccacgcGCAGCACGTCCAGGCCTGGGGAGcgcagggcctggcccagcccggcaGTACTCACTGACGCGGGGGCTGTAACTGGCAGGACTGGCCGTGTAGCTGAAGCAGGCTCGTACGTCCACGCTGCACAGGGAAACCACAGAAAGGCTCGGCCTGAGACAGGGCCAACGTCAAACCAGCCGTCCCTCCCGGCTGGGGGGACTCAGCACCCCACCCtccgaggaggaggaagagcagaaCCAGGCTCTGAGCAGCAGCTGGGACCAGGAAATTGCCCCTTTCGTCGGGGTCAGAGCGCGCCGCTGCCCTCGAGATGGGCGGCGCTAACCCCATTGTgcccctggggaaactgaggcagggattggCCCAAGGCCCAACAGGTCAGTAGCAGTactgggcacagaacccaggagtcctggctccctgccctacTCCCTaccggctctaaccactagacctccctctctccctgggtGTGGAAAGTGTGCGTGGCTGGCGGGGGTGATACAGGCACAGCTCTGGATCCCAGGGAGCCTGGGAGTGGGGGCGAGGACGGGCAGCACCCTCCCCAGGCCCGCTCTCACCAGATGCCCAGGTGGTGGGGGCAGTTCCTGCTCTCCAGGTCGATGttcgggggggagagggagacgtTCTTGGAGACGTGGATGACGGGCCGGGCTCTGCAAAGCAAGAGGGGAAACCGCTGGCAAAGGCGCCCGGCCGGCCCACGCCCCGGCTGCACCAGGCCTCCAGCTCTGCACGGTGTGCGGGTCCCATCCCCTCCGCACGCCGGGTCCAGGTGGACCAGTCGGCTGCGCCAGCGTCACCCAGGGGGCTGATCCAGCCGGACGCAGTGCAAtgcccagggctggaggggcCAGAGTCCCACCAGGCCGCTCCCTGCCCAGCACACGGCCCCGTCCATCGGCCTGGGGCAGCCGGTGCAGCGGGCAGTGCCCACCTGTACAGCACCACGCTGTCCGAGAGTGAGCCAACGAGCAGGTCCGGGTAGAGATTCCCGTCGATGTCCAGGCCCCCGGACAGGGAGTAGCCGAAAGTCCTCACCCCAACGCCTTCCCCGTCCAGGACCTGCAGGAGGACAGACAGAgagctggggaagcagcagctgcCTCTTGGGGGCGGAGCCGTCagtgtttaggacaggaagtgaagggggaTCCTGGACCCCAGGGgaccagcaggggaggggcttagGAACCTGTGGACCCCACAGTTCAGTGGCACCCTCCAACTCCCGTGCCCTGTTTACGCCCTCTCACCTGGGCCGGTTTGGTGACGATGCCCAGGTTGCTGCCGTGGTAGATATAGACCTTGCCGGCTCCGTCAAACGGGGCTCCCACGGCGatgtctgtggggggaggggggcagggttaCGGCTGGAGCAGGCCAAAATGGGGCTGGGGCCCCCCAGGCACTAGGGCCAGAGGCAGGGCAGTTCCCCTGCCCAGAGCTGGATACGTGCCACGTGGGGGggtccctccctcctgcaggggCAGCTCCGTTCCCCAGACCCCGTAACCCAGCTGAGCAGCCAGCCCCATTGCCCCCACAGCCCATACCCACAGGGGGAGCCCCCCAAGGGACGGCGCCGGGACCCCAGgtcagccccagccaggctccccatgatctcccctcccctggctgccCGGCCCCTCACCCTGGAAGCCGTCCTGGTTGAGGTCGCCGAGGGCGGCGAGGCCGATGCCGAACATGGAGCGGGAGGTGCCGTTGAGGCGGATGGGACGGGCGCCCTCCCAGCGCCCCGCCTGGTTGATGTACACGTAGGCGGCCCCGCCGATCTCCTCCTGCCGATCGAAGAAGTGGGGCGCCCCCACCACCAGGTCCAtccagctgggcaggggcagaggggagcagggtcaggcccagcccctgccagcgccCGCCAGCCCCGGGGCTCCGAGCAGCAGCCACGTCccgaccccccagcccccggctcaccCGTCGCTGTTCAGATCCACCACGGCCACGGCGTAGCCGAAGGAGGAGGTGAGCTGCTCCCCGGGCAGGATGGCCTCGGGCACCAGGCGGTTCACGTTGTCCCGGCGCAGGATCAACACGGCCCCCGTGTGGTTGGCCCGCGGCGCCCCCGTGACAAAGCTGAGCTGGTCCTGCCGGGTCAGGCCCTTCCCCGAGTCGACGGAGAAGCCTGGAGCGGGGGGGCAGAGCGACAGGCAGGGTTGGTGCTGCTGGGGGGATGGAAGGGTCCCTTAGGAGCAGGGGGCCAGGGACTGGCCTGGCCCTACTCTCAGCTCGGGTGGGGTGAGGCCAGGCCAATCGCCCCCCCCAACACTTGCTGAGTCCCCCGCTGCTAGATCCCAGGTGGGAGGGAACAGATGGGTTCTGTCCAACGCCGCGCCCTCGGCCAGCGCAGCCCGGGGGTCCGTGGGCACCACACTAGCCAGACACACCGAgaccactgccccctgctgggtggAATCAGCATGGCTCCTGCGTGTGGCAGAGGCTCTGTACTGCGCAGAGCTAGAGGGGATTCCCGCGCAGCTGCCGCAGCGGGGGCTAGGCTGGAAGGACCTGGCACCTAATCCGTCACACGCTGAGCCAGGACGTGGCCGCCGGAGGCCGGGCCGTGAGCCGGGGCAGGACCCCACACCTGGGGCAATTTGAGGCTGGATGGATGCCCCCCcgctggggagaggagaggttTGGCTAACACACACCAAGTCCACACACAGGCTCCCAGGGGCTggacagagctgggggaagggggggtctgGGAGGCACCAGATGTGGTCTCCACCCACCCATCCTCAACCCCACAGGGTGGCCTAATGccaggccccccacccccttctccataTTGGGGAGGGGGCCCAGATCACACTGATCCCCAGcgcccagcccctctgctgctccgtgtgtgtctgtctgtctctctctgctcagCCCCCCAGCCGGGATACAGCCACGGGGGCGGGAGGATGCGGGGGCCAAGGGGTGTGACCAGGAAGCTGGACACACCTCATATTTCAGATACCAGAGTCCCGGCTGGGTCCCCAGGCCCAGCGTCGGGTGGGGGGCAAGGCCCAGCAAACACCcggcaggcgggggaggggtgacagTTCtgcaaaggggggcgggggggaggattGCCCAAAAACAGCAGCTgagtgaacccccccccccccactaacatgtctctgctctgcccaggCCTCCGGCTGCCCCTCGCCGTGCCacaatgtagataaatctctgataattttcatatgactttacattgtgcctcttcatataaccttgtggtgggtctatccacgtgtgacctctgttttcatgggactttgtatcaaagcctcatttagaaactttgcattgcccttggtataatattatagcccctaaggatagaataagatagaagaaaattttctttgtgctagcagtagaacaagagctccccccccccactcttaatcaattgccctgttgaatgaatgaggtgtggatgagcaaggcatggaaggcagcacctccagacagcctcaactgttggagaggggctgggagccagacccaaggacaataaaacgtgtcaagtgggctcattaaagacaagcagacataccgacggcctcgggggttagaagcaagcaccttcttttggaaacaccctctttgcagcattgggacaacactcaaaagaaagcagcacaaaggaccaatggacacagacacagagtttgaatctggtctagatttgcataagaggaaagctgctatagaagtgaggtgtcttgcagaggaccccgggtctcgtcttgtcaacatgggagcatcgatccggatcgacagaagcccggctccaccccctcctccatctaactcacctggccagtgaagttaaggggagcaactaattggtaacaacaagacggagtgtgtttgtgtgtgtgtgtgagtgtaagtgtaatatattatatgcatatgatacagtgttaatgaacacatgtattactaataaatgtggcgttttgtcttattccccctgaaaagatcctgggcagtactttaagtacaacctcagtttccctgtggtGCTCTCTAATAGCACATTGGACCACCCTGGAATttccaggagggtgggggggtgtctggtGGTAGGAGCTgaaagaggtgggggtgggggtcaggactcctgggttctattccagcagCTCCAGGCATGCTGCCAAGCCAGCGGCTCCCCCGGCTGGTTGCTGAGCGCCCCCCCGGGATGATGCCAGGCAGGGCGTGCCCGTGCGACGGCCGAACCAGGCGCTGCTCCGTGGCGTCCGTCTCTGGGGCCCATGCCAGCAGCGGGTCCGCACGTGGGAGCTCCCTGCAGGCAGGAGTGGGGGCGATGGGGGGGCAGCAGCCAGGGCTCAGCGAGGGGGAGTACATCCTGCTGGCATGCGCTGGGGAGAGCCATGCACCCCCGAGCAGagcgacacccccccccacatcccacagGACACACCGCATGCAACACACAGCCCAGGCAGCACCTCGGGGACCCTTCCAGGCTCCGCGTCCCTCTCCCAGCAGGGATCCCCAGCCCCCAAACGGCTGCTGACAGAGTGGTGCTGACCCCCCTCCCATCTGCAGCCCCCCACAACACCTCCCGCCCAGgaccccccagcactgcagccagcccgGATGGGGTCCAGCACCCGTCCCCGGAGCCTGGAACGTTCCCCGACGGCACGGGCACAAGACGCTCAcgcccagcagcagagctggcctCCCCCGGCGCTGGGACTGCCCCTGCTCACGGCCTCCCCCGGGCACCCCGGGGGGCAAGGGACGGTGCTAGCACCTAGAGACGTAAGGGGCAGGGGCTGCTCTGAGCAGGTGTCCCCAGGGATCCTCCCCCCTGCTCGGGGCCTGGGGACAGCGGGACGCCCTCTGAGCGGGGCAGGGTTCACGCCCCCTCCCCGGTGccacagccagcagagggcagcagaatCCATGTTCCCCGGGCAATGAGCACCAGGACGTGTAAATCCCTGGGCACTAGCATCCAGCCTGGCACGTGCAACCACAGAgtgggggagctgcgggggagaaCCGCACAGAGACAGCTCCgaaatggggagagggaaggtgggggggggtgcgTGTGGGGTGTGTGCAGGGTTTGTGTGCTCGTGTGTGTGCACGGGCAGGGACGGAGGTGTCTGTGCAAGGACAGTTTGTGCACACACATGGGGACGTGCctagggaggggcaggggtaagTATGAACAGGGGTGTGGGGCTGCGTTCAGGGAGGGGCATCAGtcacccttctcccccccacacgcTATGGGGCAGGACCCGGGCGTGGCGCCCCTCGCTGGCCCAGGAGCAGAAAGGAGTTTTCATTTCCCCTCAGCTCCAAACGCCAAGAGGAGAACGCcgagctcgggggtggggggcaggtggcGTCCCCAGGGGCGGCACagagctggggtcctggccggcTGCTCGCTCGCTGACAGGCGGGCACCACACGCCGCCGCGGTTACAAACCTAAGTTGCTATTCTGGGCCACGTCGCCGACGGTGCCGGGCAGCCGCTCGCCGGGCTCTGCCGTTTTATACACCAGCTGATCGGGGTCTGCGCTATGAACGTTTGTCATAAACAACAGACCTGTGGGGCCGCGCcaggccggggggcgggggcagggaaagagagagagagagagagagagagagttaaaggatggagacccctccccacccaggcagtggggagccccgggcGAGGGAACCGAGGGGTCGGCCCCCCGAGCAGCAGAGACTCTCCGATCGCCCCATTTCCCTCGCTGATTTCCTTCCCCGCGGGCCTGGGGGCCAAAGACTCAAATGGCCACTGCCAATGGCCGGGGGCTGGTTCGGCCCTCAtgcccggccctgcctgccgccTGGCGGCGCTCCCTACCGAAGTAGCTGTTGGCGGGCACGGGGATGAGGGAGGGGTCCTGGTCCTTCTCCCCCCCGGCTTCGTAGGGCCCGTCGTCGTAGGTAACCAGCTCCAGGGAGCTCTGGTTTACCAGCTCCACGCGCAGGTCCCCTGCCAAACCAGAGAGGGGTTAGTGGGGGCAGGGTGGCACAGGGGGGAGGACTGGGGGCAGTAATAGCACAGGGGGGCGGGGATGGCACAGGGGGCAGGGACggcacaggggggcagggatGACACAGGGACATCACGGGGGGCAGGGACggcatgtgggggcagggacggcacggggggggcagggggcagggacggCATGAGGGAGCAGGGACGGCATGAGGGGCACAGGGATGACACGGGGGGACGGGGGGCAGGGATGGCACAAGGGAGCAGGGACGGCATGGGGGGCACAGGGATGACACGGGAGGACGGGGGGCAGGGATGGCACAAGGGAGCAGGGACGGCATGGGGGGCACAGggatggcatgggggggggggggaagatgaggACAGTCTTGGATCCTCTGCTGCCTGGCACAGAGGTTGGAGCTTCCAGCGTTGGGTCTGAACTGAAGGTGGCCACACTCCCTAAGGAGAGAAAtggttctccccttcccccccccccccccccgcccatgggctccttcccccatccacacacccccccagccatgggctccttcccccatcctccccccccactagccaagggccccttcccccacctgcccccccagccacgggcccgttccccacccccccgagtTACCACCAGTCCCAGGGTAGCTGGGCCCATGCTCCGATCTGGGGGGCGCCCGGTCCCCAGTGTCTGTGGGCCTGGGGTGAGAGGAGGGAACGCCCGCGGGCCCCCGGCCTGGCTCACCCTTCCAGTTGTAGGTGCCGGGCGCCCCGAAGAGTACGTAGTGGTTGTCTGCGGTGAAGCCGGCCGACACCCCCTGCTGGCAGAAGCCGAAGCGCTCGTGGCCCTGGGGGCGCCCCTCGCAGAACTTCCACTCGCCCCCGTCCAGCTCCTCTCGCACCGTCAGGTCCTGGCTCAGCACGTAGCAGCGCCCGATGACGTCCCGCGTCTCCAGCGGCTGGTTCACCCGGTTCCGCGATTCGTAGAGGTGGGCGCAGGTCTGGGATCGAGCCGGGGGATGACAAGCGGGACGGGTTAGAGAGGGTcccgccccctctcccaggctccccCCATCACTCGTGAAACACGAGGGCCCCCCACACGGGGGTCCTGGCTCTTCGGCTGATGGCTCTGGGGAGCGACTCGCCTCAGGCCACACACCGAGTCAACagcagaacccaggcgtcctggcccagccccccaggtCTAACCACTGGCCCCCCACTCCCTTCACAGCCAGGGAgcgaacccaggcgtcctggcccagcccccccagGTCTAACCACTGGCCCCCCACTCCCTTCACAGCCAGGGAgcgaacccaggcgtcctggcccagccccagcctgcccccctccaggctctaacccactagacccccatccccccccccccccagagggcagagcagtgggcgtcgccccccccccccccccggcaatgCCACTCACCACGATCTTGCCGCCGGCCCCTTGGCTCTTCACGCTGACCCCCAGCCACTGGTTTTCCTTGCTCTCCTTGTGCAGGTCCACTGGGGGGAGGCGCAATCAGCCGCCAGGCAGACAGCCCCCCCAGGGCCCCTGACAGAGACCcactgccagccccccacccctccccttgcagtgtcccccccgcccccagcagatCCTTGGCCCAGGATTCCCACCCACTCTCCCATGGGCAGTGCCGGGCACCAGCCCAGAGACAGCTCGGCCAAGGGCCATGCACAAGGAAacggggccagatcctgctctggTGGCATAAATCAggggtaacccccccccccccatttcaatgGAGCCACTCTGGATTTGAGGGCAGGGTCACCCCCACTCCCACTGTGGATTTATGCTGATGCCACCAAGGGCAggttccgcccccccccccccggagtgcccGTACCTCCCTCATCGATGGGCACGCGCCAGCAGTCGTTGATCTCGCGTGTCAGGGGGCAGGCGTAGAGGCCACCGGTCCGGTTCGCCCTCTGGCCCGGGAGGCCTGGTGCCTGCGGGGCCCCCACCAGCATCCTGGGGGAGACGGGCGAGCGTCAGTGGAAGGGGGGAGATGGGATCAACCACCGCCGGACGCCCCTCGGGACGGGGCTGCAGTGACGCCGGGCTcccagcctggggggcagggggcacaagGGGCCCATGTACAATTGCCAGgggacagccccctgccccccaggtcaGTGCCCGCTGCGTGGCCGAAAGGAGCTGCCGGCCCCGGGACAGCAGTGCTGCAGAGACCCCCAGGAGTGGGGCGGTGCCGGAGCCCTGTCCCAGGGAGGGGCCCGGCGGCCCTAGGGCTCCCCTGGCCAGATGTGCTGGGGGATTTGGGGGAGACCGTTGGGCTGAGACCCAGCCCAGTCAATCCATGAGCTGGTGCCCAGGGGCAGGCGggagtgaccttgggcaggggGGGCCCTGCTGCGGGAAGGAGGGTGGGCTGAACAGGGGGAGGGGACCCATGGCTCAGGAcagggggggtcccggggggcagggggctccgctCTGCGCTGATCAGCCGTGTCCAACAGCTGCAGCCTCGGAGGGGGGCCCCCGCTCCCGCCTGAGAGCTGTTCTCAACCGCCCTGGCCACTCGCTGGGAGGGGGGCAAACCACAGCtggatccccccgcccccagatgtTAGCCTGCCTCACGCCCCCGGGACCAGCTGCGGGGTCACAGCCAAGGGGTCAGGGGGAAGGGCACTCGCCCAGCGCCAACTACTGCTGCCCGCTTGAGACAGAGAGACGGGGCAAGGCCGGGCTGGCGCCAGCCAAGTGGGGCAGAGAGCCAGGAATGGGGGGACCCCGAGACTGCAGGTGATGGGCGGATCCTAGGCGATGATGGGCGTGTGCACAACACACAGCCCCGCGCAACCACCCAccgagacaaacacacacacaccccaaagccCCGCACcacaccctgcacacacacacagccccatgcAACCACCCACTGAGAGACACACACCCAGAGCCCCACGCAGCACCCTGCACAACCACACACAGCCCTGCAAAACCACCCACCGAGACACACCCAGAGCCCCACGCAACACTGCACGCAACCACCCaccgagacacacacacaaaacaccctgcaaaaacacccccccacccccccacacacacacacacccccacagaaTGGAATGGGTCATGCTCCCCTGGGCACTCACAACCCCCATGTGATTTTGCaggcacgcgcacacacacacacacacacacgcccacccccaccccacagagcgaAGCACTGAGTTTGCCCTTGCCTGAGGCGAAACCCAAGGTCTGATCTAAcacctggggggtgggaagaggccaggccagccccaggccccattcCAGGCCCAGCAGCTGCCCCCAGCCTCAACCCCACGGGAAGCTCCTTGGACCCAGCCCGGCCCCGATTCAAGCGAGACGCCTGGAGCGCAGAGCcgcccctctgctccctgactcCAACCCGGGCGATAGGGGGGGGCACGGCCAGGCCAGGAGAAGAGGGGACCCTCACACCCACAGAGATGGCTGGTGGGGGGGGAcagctgtgaccccccccccaccccaggctgcaCCCAGAGCAGGGACACAGACAAGGTGAAACTGACCACAGAAATGGGCAAGACCACCCCACCTCTGCAGactgggaaggggggggctggatccggggggggggggggcagattctgatggGAACAGCCTGGAGCTATGCCAGGAGCCAATCACCACATACAATAAATAACCAGGACCAGAAGCTGCTGCTTAGTCACCGGGTAATTAATCaccaggagcaggggcagggatgcgggattgggggaggggcgacagagcgggggggggggggggtctctgctcttgGCCGGGATCAGGACTCAGCCGCGGGGGCCACGCTCCAGTCTCAGGGCTGCCACACCGGACAGACccggagccaggggaggggatcGGGCCCCTCGCCCACCGGCCCCCGCCCAACACCGGGGAGGAGCCCCCAGGCCCCCACGGAAAGGGTTTGCCCGAGCCTGGGGCAACGGCAACATTGGATCCTGGACACAcgcaggctggagcctgaacgCGCCTCGTGCACACTGCTCCCTCGTGCGCCAGCACCCGCTCGCACCAGCACCCGCTCGCACCAGCATGGCATCTGCCCCTCTCCCACAGAGGCCCGTGGCCGTCCCATGCACACCGCTCCCTCGTGCGCCAGCACCCGCTCGCACCAGCACCCGCTCGCACCAGCACGGCATCTGCCCCTCTCCCACAGAGGCCCGTGGCCGTCCCGTGCACACCGCTCCCTCGTGCGCCAGCACCCGCTCGCACCAGCACGGCATCTGCCTCTCTCCCACAGAGGCCCGTGGCTGTCCTGTGCACACTGCTCCCTCGTGCACCAGCACCCGCTCGCACCAGCACCCGCTCGCACCAGCATggcagctgcccctctcccacagaGGCCCGTGGCCGTCCCGTGCACAAACCCCCAGGCACGGGCCCTGGCACACAGACAGGCGAGCTCCCATTTCCTGGCAGCCCCAGCCACGCTCACTCTCGCCAAGTGCTCCCCTCGGCACTGCATgcgcccagctctgcccccggcACACAGACTCGCTCTCGCCCACGACTGGCCGGGACGCCGGGCCCCAGTGGCGAGAGGTGGCAGGGGTGTGCCCGGGACCAAGCAGCAGGGACTGGCCACAGCTTCAGAGCAAGTGGGCTCCTGCAGCCAGCAACTCGGGGTGGCCACCAGCCCCAGGCCTGCCACGCACAGGGACCCTGGGGCTGGGCCTTGGCTTAGTTCCATTGTCGTCGCCAGTCGGCCCCTTCGCTGACTAGCGCCAGGCCAGCAACAGAGCAGCCTATGGACCCTCCACAGCTGGTGCTTCTGCTGTGCCCCCCCagtgcccgccccccccagcgccccctgctgggagctccctcccaggccagcgctcctgccccacccctcacggccacccccccagcgcccacccccagccagtgcccctgccccccacagcgccccatgctgggagccccccccccaggccagcactcctgccccacccctcacagcccccccagcgcccgcccccagccagtgccccctgctgggagcccccccagGCCAG
The genomic region above belongs to Malaclemys terrapin pileata isolate rMalTer1 chromosome 23, rMalTer1.hap1, whole genome shotgun sequence and contains:
- the ITGA7 gene encoding integrin alpha-7 isoform X5, with the translated sequence MLVGAPQAPGLPGQRANRTGGLYACPLTREINDCWRVPIDEGVDLHKESKENQWLGVSVKSQGAGGKIVTCAHLYESRNRVNQPLETRDVIGRCYVLSQDLTVREELDGGEWKFCEGRPQGHERFGFCQQGVSAGFTADNHYVLFGAPGTYNWKGDLRVELVNQSSLELVTYDDGPYEAGGEKDQDPSLIPVPANSYFGLLFMTNVHSADPDQLVYKTAEPGERLPGTVGDVAQNSNLGFSVDSGKGLTRQDQLSFVTGAPRANHTGAVLILRRDNVNRLVPEAILPGEQLTSSFGYAVAVVDLNSDGWMDLVVGAPHFFDRQEEIGGAAYVYINQAGRWEGARPIRLNGTSRSMFGIGLAALGDLNQDGFQDIAVGAPFDGAGKVYIYHGSNLGIVTKPAQVLDGEGVGVRTFGYSLSGGLDIDGNLYPDLLVGSLSDSVVLYRARPVIHVSKNVSLSPPNIDLESRNCPHHLGICVDVRACFSYTASPASYSPRVTLAYTLDADVDRRKLGQAPRVAFLDRKPTDPEHQFSDVVELPHQRVPACVKATFQLQDSIRDKLRPIVLVLTYSIEHARSKRQVQAAALPPLMPVLNAQLPSSQRAEVNFLKQGCGEDKICQSNLELHYQFCSRVGDADFLPLPRGADGTAVFAMSDQKDVALEIQVTNLPSDPAAPQRDGDDAHEALLTATFPEALPYSGVRAHDAWAGPGLEKQPCLPNLNASQVQCELGNPMKRGAQVRFYLIVSTSGITIETRELELELELSTISEQPGLRPVTARARVVIELPLSVTGVAVPRRLFFGGRVRGESAVRTEGQVGSAVRYEVTVSNRGQSLNTLGSAFLNLMWPHEIANGKWLLYPLRLELAARPGQRVACSPAANPLRLALESHGQDRSRREAERPEVPSTGPWWHRAHAERKNVTLDCARGTARCLVFQCPLHSFDRSAVLTVWGRLWNSTFLEEYPAVTSVELLVRANITVKSTIQNLVLKDAATQIPVTIYLDPSAAVPRGVPWWIILIAVLAGVLVLGLLVSVLWKVGFFKRSRPQQAVVPQYHAIKIPREERQLFREEKTGTIQRKEWVTNWSEGGDSHVPISG